The Ammospiza caudacuta isolate bAmmCau1 chromosome 18, bAmmCau1.pri, whole genome shotgun sequence region TTGCTTCTCTGTAAATGTTACTGTGCTACATCTGCTCTGTTCTTTTTTCCAGCAGTTCACCCTGTCGAAATGCATCGATGCAGTGATGGTGCTGGGGAACTCCCACCTGCTCATGAATCGCACCAACAAACTCGCTGTAATAGCAAGTCACACTCAGGAAAGGTAGAGCTGCTTCTGAACAGTGTGAACGTTTCCAGTTTCCTGTATCTGTCTCCTGATTTTCTTGCTTGATGGCGAGAATCCAAGTTAAAAGTGTATAATATATTGTCTTAAAAAAATTAGCTGAAACTATATAGGAAAGAACCATAATGAGTTACAATGCACCAAAAAGAAGACAGAAGGGAGATTTAAATAGACTTAAAAATGCTCAGAGAGAGAATGGTAGATATATGTGGAGTAGAGCAATGCAAATGGGAGAAGTTCCCTGTTTAGGGGATATTTTTACCCCCAGATGTTTGTGAATCTCAGGATCTACCCCCAAGTGCAGCCAAAGAACTTTGCAAGATCTATTAATAGATGTCTCAAAAGGAGGGAGCTGAATGTGGGTTTTTCTCCAGTTTAAGGTCACCGACCTTACACAGCCTCATTAATGCCTCAAGCATTAAAAGGATTTTAAATTAAACGTCAGAGTATTGTTATTTGCAGCTGATtcatttttagcattttttctTACATGAATGCTTTGTTTTCCCTCGGTTTCAGCCGTTTCCTGTACCCTGGGAAGCGTTGGGCTGCTGCAGATCCCTTTGGAGAGGGAGGCCCTTCCATGGAATCTAACTGCTCTGGCAGCAAGGATGGAAAATATGAATTATTAACAGCAATAAATGATGCAATTGCAGAAGAGATTAAAGACCTCATGACAAAGAGTAAGGAGAAGAAAGTTCTACGCTTAATATGCAGAATTGGAAAACACACTTGTATTGTCAACGAGTTGCAGAAATGTCCTCTGTTTTCACCATATGAATTTTAATATGCTTAAAGTAGATGAGTTTATTATGTTTGACAGTTCAACCCTCTGCATTGGTATTATTTGCCAAAGATGAAATTGTGTAGTATTTTGTATTGTTAGGTTCAGTAGCTGCTTTTATATATAAAAGTCACTTTTGCACTTTTTCTTGTGTTGCAGCTGACATGAAGGGCCAGCAAACAGAAACCCTGTTAGCAGGATCACTTGCTAAAGCACTTTGTTGTATCCTTTTGATTACAGAATCTTCAAAGCCTTTATGTGTTCTCAAGATTGTTTCTTAGAATACTAACTTTCACTATTCTTGTTTTGTTATAATACTTAAAACTGAAACATTTGCCTGATGGCTGTGGCTTGTGCTTGTCAAAATCTGTATTGGCCAAGGTGGTGAATGTGTGGTATGGATCATGGAGTTATTTCCAAGAAGGGAATGTAGATTCCTTAATGCCAGCAATGTAGACATCAACAAGATGGGCAAAGACCTAAAAGGTATCAcctcttttcctgttttcaacACTGAGTAAATATTTTAACCTGAATAACAGGTATaaatacacatgcacacacaaacaaataTACATGTTTGAACACACCCCCATTTCCAAAATTTACACTAACAGGTAGAGATTTATTTTGATCATTTGAAGTTGCCTGAATTAAAAATGTTGAGGGACTTGATCAATGGTCCACGTCCTTAGGGAGATTTTCTGTTGTGTGGAAATAAACTGTAACTGGAATTTCTGTGGAATAACTGGAGGTTGAGAGGAATTAGTCCATAGATAATTGCCACTGGGACTGGAAATAGTTTCATTTAGGTATTTTATCTGACGTATTAGATCTAACATCCAGTATATTCTGAGGTGTCATATGCTACAGAATTAAAGGGGTGCTGATTAAACAAGGTGCTGatgcatttctctttctttttaatactTAGCAAATCAAGAAATTAAATCAAGGATTCTGGTAAGAACTTTTGCTGTCACAGTTTTCTTTTAGTCTTGAAATCCAGTGATATATGTAGGCTAACAAGTCTGAGTTTGTATTTAGGTCATAAAAGCTGCAGAAGACAGCGCATTGCAATACATGAATTTCATGAATGTGATCTTCTCAGCACAGAAACAGGTGAAGCTggcctttttttccatttatattgtcttttatttctgtgtaaaGATAACACAAATGTTAATTTCTCTTATGATTACATAATTTATAGTGCATTTATCATGGAAACAAGTCATGACAGTAACACTGACAGAGCTGTGTGGGTTTTGGCTAAATTTGTTTTTTGTGCATGCCGTCTCTTGTAGAGTATTTTGATTGATGCCTGTGTCTTGGACTCTGATTCAGGTCTTCTACAACAGGTACAGACTTGCTATTCTTATTTGCCATTTATATTAACTCATAAAAACTTGATGTTAGTTCAACACATTCTTCAGCTCTTTCCTTTAATCAAGAGTGGGTGTGGAAATACGTTCAGTGGATCTGACAGTTCTGCCATGCAGGCCTTGTGCAGTACAGGGATATTCTGAATGCCCTGTTAATGTCATCAAACAACAATCTGATCATGGTCTCTGCTTTGCAGGCCTGTGATATCACGGGTGGCATATATTTGAAAGTGCCCCACATGCCATCCCTTCTGCAGTATTTGTTGGTAAGTCACTTAATAAACACTTCAGTGTTTTTCATGTGTCAGATATGAAATATTCACTTATCAATTCCCGATAATACAGGAATAGCAACCCAATTGACAAAATACTTTTCTCTATCCATGCAGTGGGTTTTTCTCCCTGATCAagagcagagatcccagctcgTCCTTCCACCTCCTGTTCATGTTGACTACAGAGCTGCCTGCTTCTGTCATCGCAACCTCATTGAAATTGGCTACGTCTGCTCCGTGTGCTTGTCAAGTAAGCttataaatatttaacagcCTGATTTCTTACATTCCAATGACCTGTTTTAGTGAAAGCTAATTCTTTGATTTTTCAGTATTCTGCAACTTCAGTCCTATCTGCAGTACCTGCGAGTAAGTGTTTACTCTTTGTATTTCAAGGGTGGGTGTGGGAATATGTTCAGTGTATCTGACAGTtgcttttccatatttttttccagaactgCTTTCAAAATATCATTGCCACCTGTCATGAAAGcgaagaagaagaaattaaaggTAGCTGCATAGCAACATTATGTAAATACATCATTACCTCCTCCAGAATTCCATGAAATGGAGCCTACTTGAGAAACTGATGGCACTTTTTATTGGATATGAAAGAGAACTGTATGCAGTGCTATTACTTGTTTCTTAGGGGATAAGTATTTAAAATGTATGTTTTATATGCAGCCTGTTAAGTAACAAATCACTGTATTACCATGTAATCTGTGCTGTTTTAATACTAATTCTTCGCTGTAAGAGGAACCAGAAGTTGCATCCTGGTAAAGAGACACAGCCTGTGAATTTGAGGGTATTCTGCCCACTGCAAAGTTTCACACCTCTGAGTTATTTTCAAAGTCAAGAAAGCTTCGATTCTTTCTGTATGTTGGTGTAAAGCTAAGAATGACCATTTCTAGTGTGTAGGATCAGAATTACAGCACTGTGTTGTTCAGGGACTTCAGCTTCTTACTAGCAATATGAGCCATCATTTTCAAGATGGTTTGTGAGCcacttggaaagaaaaaaaaggtgctAACTGCCCTGCATGTGCACTCACATGTATTCATATTCTTGTGAATGTACTGTCCTTGTGGTATTTCTTTctcaatttattatttcttcatttgtgAATGAAAAGGCCTCCCTTAGTTTAAAATAGCATCAATAAATGCAGACTAACTGGTTAGTCTTcaaggttttattttgaaactgGAAAACAAGAAATGTAGTTGTAATCTGATAACAGGCACAATTCTTATTTTTAGTATGTGGGTTTCCATCTGACATGTGACAAGAACAAAGACTTTTGAATTGGTGTCTTTTATGGCAGGAAGGTCTGCTGTGTACTTCTGAATGTCGCTTTcatttaaagaaacaaacagaatCTCCTTCTAAAGAGAATCATATAAATTGGTAGTTTAACCTTTCTCCTGAAAGGAATagagaggaatttttttccacGTAGAAAACgagttattttttccttcccaatgtGTTTACAGGAATTTGTCAGGTCTTGATATTCACTTCAGGTTTTGTCACTgtaacagctgcagtgccagtTTTTTCTGGGCTTGCCAACTTAACAAGGCGAGCTTTTTTTCATTGACAAAAGCCTTTTTGTGTGAAGGCTGTATTTATAATTTACGTTGTATAAAACTTTTGTAATAAAGACTGTCTCTTTTTCAAACATGGTCAGTTATTGCTTTGATATTTAAGGGAGAGCTACATGATTTTCCTGGAGTTTTGTTGTTTGAGTCATATTAGTAAACAAATGGATTCTTACTTATTTCCTACAAGTTACATACTTCTCTTCTTAATTAGTACTCAACTGCCTCTTGGTGAATGATTCTCTCACTTCTCATTTTAATTAGTCAACGTGCTCAGTTTCTCTCTTCTTTTGGGTTTGGATGTTTCTTGTGTCACTGGTCTCCTACCAGAATTACCTTTTAGCTGCTTGGATCTGATTTCAGCACAATTTTTGAGCTGGTTCTATTAGTTTCTTCCTTAACTGGGAAGATGTCCTAGTGGTCATAAATTCTACATTCTTTCGTGCTCATAATCAATCTTCCCAAACCATGCCCCGGGTCTGAGACCCCTaaactttattattttcttttttttttttttttcttacacacTTAGAGCTTGCTTGTTAGCGTTGCTAGCTCTGTTAGTTTGTAACCGGCCCCACCGCCGCCATCGCTCCCCGGCCCGCGTCCCCCTGAGGCGGCCCCGTTCCCGCCCTTTCCCCTGAGGCGGCCCCGTTCCCGCCCTTTCCCCTGAGGCGGCCCCGTTCCCGCCCTCCGCGTTGCCATGGCGCCGCGCTGGCGCTGCAAGATGGCGGCCGGGCGGCCGCCGTAGCGTTATGGGCGCTGCCGGCTtcggggctctgctgctgctgctgctgcgggcggctccctgccccgggcAGCCGGCCGGGGACACCGGTGGGTCAGGGCGTGAGCGGCCGCAGTGAATGGCGGCCTCTGGGGGGCGGGGTGTGGGGATGGCGGTCGGCCCGCGGCGGGATCTGCCCGGGAGGGCGTGAGGGAGGCGGTGCAGGAGCTGAGGGTTCCCCTCCGGAGCGCGGTCTTGGGCGCCCCTTCCTAACCCGAACGTGCCCACCATGGAGTTTCTGCcgctgctcagcacagggggcaGGTGGAGCAGTTTATGTCGGACCTTTCAGCATTGGCAAAGtctagaaagaaaaattcagtgAAACCCCCCACTCCGAACCCTAAACTTGGCACTGCGGCTCATGCAGAATGCATGAGCCTGCAGCTCCGGGATCGCAGGACATTCCTGGCACAATTCATGGCcccaagaaattaaaaagtgtAGCTGAAGTCAGCAAGAAATACTAAATATGGTGTTGTCTGAGCTGTGCAGTATCTGCGTGGGCTGTAAATGCTGTAATGTCATTTTACTGCCTGCTTACTGGGCATCTTCACACATGTGAACTTGTGGCATAGAAAGCTACACCCACTCCTCCAGGGCTTGGCAAGAATGGAAATACATCCCTGTACTAGGCATTACatgatatttttcttctatttgtaACAATTTAAAGTCTAAGAGTGTAAGAATATAGCCCAAGCACAAATTCTATATGTTTTACAGATGTTACCTCTTTCAGTCAacttatttctttctctctttttttttttttagtctttcAGCCTTCGTTTATTCATATGTCAGGGCCCAGAGTCAATTCATTTTTTCTTGGCAATTCTTCAGGAGTTAatttttctataattttaaGTCCTAGAGATGCAGAGACAGGTAAGAACACTTCATCCCCCTTTCCCCatgtaaataaatatgtttGAATTGTTAATATTTTTTGACACAACAATTACTAGAGAAATGATAATGCATGTCATTTACTGTCTTAATAGTTACAGAAACAAGAATTTCAGACATTCCTGTAATTAACCTCTTAGTTCTCAGTTGTTTCTGTGTGAGCTGGGCCTGAGGGTGTACCTGAAGGCACAAGAGGAGTTTAAAAGCACTTCTCGTTTCCCAGTCCTTTCTAAATgacctttaatttttttttttataggaAAATTGCAACTTGCAAATTGCAGTGGAAGTCAAAGAGCTGGAGACTGGAATTTGGATGTAACTCCTGGTGTGGTATGTAAAATACTGATTCTTCTCTTATTCCACTTCATTCCAGCTTCTCTCTCAGAAAAAGATGAATGGTATGGACAAGAGCAATTTCATACAAGCTATCAGAGCTGTCAGactttattttgtgttttccagaaCATTTCCAAGGTGACTGTAAGCCTCAGCAGAAGTCTGGAGCTGTGTTTGCCCAATGCCACCGAGtgctgcccctctcctctgTGCATGGTGGAAACACTCCAGGTTTTAGCCTGCCATGGCTCAGTgatgctggcacagctcctcaTTCAAGCTGAAATATTTGCCAACTCTTCCTTTGCAGGAAATGTGTCAGGTAAGTGCCAAAGAAGAAATGGCATTTTGGCtgctcttttcctctctgtatGGAAAAATCGGGATTTGGGCAGCAAGAAGAGATACTGAGCAATCAATGGAACTAAAAAAAAGGTTTCTACACAGGTTAAACTGCAGTGTGTGTGTCTTTTTATTTGGATTTCAGTCCACTTAATCTGATTTTCTCTCCTATTTCTGTTACAGAAAATGCAACCATCATCCCAAACCAGGCATTTAAGCCCTTGGGCTCCTGTCCTTGCAACTTAACAGCTGGAGCTTGTGATGTTCGTTGTTGCTGTGATCTGGTACTTATTTCTTGTTAAACTTTGATTAAGTGTTTTCAAAGTTTCTAGACTCTCTTGTCTGAGGGGGGAGAGAGGTACTGAATGCCTCAGACTAGATGGGCCAGGGGGGTGTTTGGATATTCCTATATTTCTGAAGGTAAATACGTTCTCTCTACAAAGTTGCTTGATTTACCCGTAGGTTTGGCTTTATATTGCCATAAGTATTGCAATTACCTTGCTAAAGAGTGACCATTGTTTTCCCTTTCAGGAGTGTACACCAGACTTTCAGCAGTTATTCAGTGGATCATGTTTCCCTGGAGTGTTTGGTGGGGATGTAAACCCACCTTATGATCAGCTGTGCTCTTCCCAGCCAATGGAATACACCCCTGAGTGGTTTCCCTTCCTCTGTGTACAGTCTTCTCTTGACAACACACCATTTCTTGGCTATTTTTATCATGGCTCTATGTAAGTCttaagaaaatttattttctcatcaCACTCTCATCACACTCATTACGCAACCAAAAATATAACCTTTGTATGTCTTGATAATGGAAGCTACTTTGAAATTGGGGTTTTAGGGTGTAAACCTTAAAAGGAAGTGGAGAAATGTCATTGGTAGTATATAAGAACAGGGGACATGAAAGCAAACCTGTAATTATTTGTGTGAGGTAAAGAGTTTAATTCTTAATCTTGTTTGCAGTTCTACACCCAAAGTTCCTTCATTTAAGATCCCTCTACAAACTTCTCCTGGGAAACCTTTCACTGGTTACAGAGAAGGAGATCCAGTAGTAACAGAAGAAGATGAGTATTTTACTGTTCCCCAGGTAATCCTTATGAGCTTTTGATTCCTCTTGGTTTGTTTGGAActccctgcatccctctccTTATGGCTTTGCATCCAATTTCAGCAACTTGGTGTTGAGAAGTGGTGGGGTGTATctgtcaaaaaaacccctcaaccaaacaaacaaaaaacccaaaccaaaaccacaaagtcATTATTAAAAGTAAACATTATACTTCCTCATCCCCTTGCAAAAGGTAATGCAGTTTGGAGACACTTGTTGGTTATAATTACTTTCACAAATGAAGTCATGGTGTACATTAAAACTACTTTCAAAgctgtgcttttaaaatgttcacCTCTCTTTTGCCAGAGGCTGAGGTGTTCTTATAACAGCAGATAGCTTGCTTGTCAAACTGTTATGTGTGGCTGTAGCTGCCCTACACATTGTGGGGCATTTTACTGACAAGTAATCTTCAAATGGAAAGCAAAGGGGTAGAAAATGCTCATTTCTGTGAACCCCCTGCAGCAATCCATGGCTGGACAGTGTGTTGGGAATGCTCCTGTGGCCTATCTCCACAACTTTGATGTCAAGTGCCTGACCAGTTTGGAGTCTTACAAGGAAGGCCTGCCCCACTCTGTGAGGATAAACAGTGGCACTGCAGGTATGCTGCAGAAACCCGAGCAGGAATGTGTTCCATTgtttctcagagctgctggaacaGAACAAACCCCAGGGCTGTTGGCACAGTGGCAAAATGTAACATCTGTGTTATCTGATGGCCTTAGGTGTCCCACTGCTTCCCAGGATTTAGGATGTAAGAAATAGCAGGATGGGCCTTTGTGTCCCATTTACCTGTTCCTGGTGACTCATTTTCAGACTTGCAGAGCCCTTTTCTGTCAGGAGGGTGCAGCATCAGCGTTTTAGAGTGAGTGAGAAGTGATTACTCTCTGCATTACAAAAGCCTGTACTTACGGAGAGTCATTTTGGAGTTTGAGATAATATGATTACCAACatgaacatattttattttatgctcCACAACTGTCTAATTTTGTTAGTCTATATTACCTCTGTAAGACCCACAGTTAATTAGCTCTGCTTTCAAAATACATAAACAGTCTGTGTCTTTACCAAAATGaattttctaaataatttccTACTCACTTTGCATAACAACAAGGATTGCACCTTGGATGTGAAAGCAGAAgcctttgtttgttttttgttctcAGACTTCATCCAACAAAATGTTATCTATAGAGCCATCACTGACAGGAGCAAATTCATCACTGAAAGTGGTAGGTCTCTTCCATTTAATTAATGTTTCTTACTTAACCTGGATGTTATATGAAATAGATTATTTTGATGTCTAAAATGTTTACCTGCTGCAATTCTTAGGAGGAATTTTGTATGTTATCTAAGACTGAAAAAGTAAACTGTTTTTTCCTGCAAAGCAGGAAGTATTTCATTTACTCTAGTCCATCACAGCTGGTCTGGAAATCAGGTTCCTTACCTTGCACACATGGGGGATTGCACCATTGCACACtgaaacagtaaaataaattcTCAAAAAGGTGAATGTTGTAATTTCCAGAATTTTGCCAAGGTTTTAATGTGttctttctcagctgcagtagCAGAGCTTTCTAATTGGAATGCTTTTCATTAtgaccttttctcttttttccttctgccagAAGATCTTCTTGCTGCTGAGGTTCTGTGTCAAAATGTAACTTTTGCAGAACATTATAAATTCATTTGGAAAGACATGAACATTGAGCAAGTCAATGTCACTGTCTTCCTTGGAAGCTTATGTGATGGAGGTATCATGAcatttcttttataattttttatttatttctttatcttcTGCATGGAAATTCTCTGATAGAATCTCTTATTTACTAAttcctcttaaaaataaattccctCGGACTctagaaagaaaattatggggttattttccattaatttgTGTTGACTGAATCTTCTGTCACTAATGAAAACTAGAAGTTTGTGCCCTACATAGACCATACATTTTGCTAATTTACTTATTTAAAAATCATACTTTTTTCTTCCACCAGAAATCCTGACACAAAGATTCACAGTTGAATTTCTAAGTTTAAACAGTACTCATGGAGAGGAACTATTTGAGAATCCAGGTATTAATACTTCATTTTGCCTCTAAAAGTAAAAACATTTGTACTGTATAGATTCTTATCAGTTATtacattttgtatttcttttgtcCTTTATGTTGCCAGCCTTCACCTTCCTGCCTTACTGCACTGCCAATAGCAGGGAATGGTTCTTAGGCTTTTGTTGCATAGATATTGATTATTTAAAGTGAGGCCATTCCCACTGCAATGGAAATATCTTGTCATTTACTTCAAGATTGATGACATTTGAAACAATGCTAATGCTTATAGATTTTTGTGCAGTCTTGATAATTTACCCTTCTGTGTTTAGGGTATCAAGTTGGAAAACCAGTGAAAGCTGCAAATCTGAATGCTTCTGATCCTCTTGGAAGCCTGAACATTTGGCAGCCAGGTATTGGCTTGTGAGGTTACAACTTCAGTTGTAGTTAATGCTGAAATTTTGGAGCTTTATttggtttttggattttttaaaacatattttagttAAAGATCTCTGccagattttgtttttctttcccaaccTTAAAGGTCAGTGAGAAAACCTTTAATGCTTTCTTGGAAAATTGAATGATTTGTATCTGGTTTTGAACTCTACCATGCTGAGTTTGCATTCTGATGTCTGATGTTTTGCACAAAATTGAAAGCTGGAGATCCAAAGGTGGATAATAGGAAAGCTCAAGTGAGATGTTTTCATTTCACAGCTGGCAGAGGTTTATGTGCATCAGCAGCTGACAGACCAGTTCTGTTTGGAGTAGACTCATACTCTGGGTGCATTCTGGAAGTTGACATTAATGAAGATTGCAGCTTCTTAAGGTGAGCCTCACAAGCTGATTGTTTATCCCTGTTTCATTCCTCTTGATTGTTATGTGACTGTCTACAAGTGCCTCCCATCAGCACTGGTacattctttttaattattcatgGGTGTGTTTCAGCTTTCTGTGGTTAATAGTCTCACTTCTGGTTTTGATGGGAAATCATAATAATGGTTTCACTCTTTACTCAAATGAGGATTGTGTTGGTTGCAatacttttccatttcttccctTCAATAGTTGaagtttatttttgttgtgCGATAACATCTTTCAGATGAAATTGACCTTAGGATACTGTAATACTGCAACCCAGAGTGGTGAGACAGTACAGATTTACATTCTGTGTGGTGTTACATTCTTTCTTTGCAGAGGAAACGTGACTGAGAAATTGAATGCATTAATACAAGCCACTCACATTGGA contains the following coding sequences:
- the GTF2H3 gene encoding general transcription factor IIH subunit 3 translates to MVLGNSHLLMNRTNKLAVIASHTQESRFLYPGKRWAAADPFGEGGPSMESNCSGSKDGKYELLTAINDAIAEEIKDLMTKTDMKGQQTETLLAGSLAKALCYINKMGKDLKANQEIKSRILVIKAAEDSALQYMNFMNVIFSAQKQSILIDACVLDSDSGLLQQACDITGGIYLKVPHMPSLLQYLLWVFLPDQEQRSQLVLPPPVHVDYRAACFCHRNLIEIGYVCSVCLSIFCNFSPICSTCETAFKISLPPVMKAKKKKLKVAA
- the TCTN2 gene encoding tectonic-2 isoform X1 — protein: MGAAGFGALLLLLLRAAPCPGQPAGDTVFQPSFIHMSGPRVNSFFLGNSSGVNFSIILSPRDAETGKLQLANCSGSQRAGDWNLDVTPGVNISKVTVSLSRSLELCLPNATECCPSPLCMVETLQVLACHGSVMLAQLLIQAEIFANSSFAGNVSENATIIPNQAFKPLGSCPCNLTAGACDVRCCCDLECTPDFQQLFSGSCFPGVFGGDVNPPYDQLCSSQPMEYTPEWFPFLCVQSSLDNTPFLGYFYHGSISTPKVPSFKIPLQTSPGKPFTGYREGDPVVTEEDEYFTVPQQSMAGQCVGNAPVAYLHNFDVKCLTSLESYKEGLPHSVRINSGTADFIQQNVIYRAITDRSKFITESEDLLAAEVLCQNVTFAEHYKFIWKDMNIEQVNVTVFLGSLCDGEILTQRFTVEFLSLNSTHGEELFENPGYQVGKPVKAANLNASDPLGSLNIWQPAGRGLCASAADRPVLFGVDSYSGCILEVDINEDCSFLRGNVTEKLNALIQATHIGKRDNSSYTDLSDWVEIIRLDPFSSNVSTGGLKGFCPDIPANLNIHIIFAKVGAVQGIPLQEILAVQISYSTVLWQFQCGLGCRNTLSFLPITASVQFIEVPAQPPPPVTRYQKIYAEFDCNQNEVCWPQLLYPLTRFYTGEPYSQCLAKGLFLAFLVLLATVMSNPWFSKLWSR
- the TCTN2 gene encoding tectonic-2 isoform X2: MGAAGFGALLLLLLRAAPCPGQPAGDTVFQPSFIHMSGPRVNSFFLGNSSGVNFSIILSPRDAETGKLQLANCSGSQRAGDWNLDVTPGVNISKVTVSLSRSLELCLPNATECCPSPLCMVETLQVLACHGSVMLAQLLIQAEIFANSSFAGNVSENATIIPNQAFKPLGSCPCNLTAGACDVRCCCDLECTPDFQQLFSGSCFPGVFGGDVNPPYDQLCSSQPMEYTPEWFPFLCVQSSLDNTPFLGYFYHGSISTPKVPSFKIPLQTSPGKPFTGYREGDPVVTEEDEYFTVPQQSMAGQCVGNAPVAYLHNFDVKCLTSLESYKEGLPHSVRINSGTADFIQQNVIYRAITDRSKFITESDLLAAEVLCQNVTFAEHYKFIWKDMNIEQVNVTVFLGSLCDGEILTQRFTVEFLSLNSTHGEELFENPGYQVGKPVKAANLNASDPLGSLNIWQPAGRGLCASAADRPVLFGVDSYSGCILEVDINEDCSFLRGNVTEKLNALIQATHIGKRDNSSYTDLSDWVEIIRLDPFSSNVSTGGLKGFCPDIPANLNIHIIFAKVGAVQGIPLQEILAVQISYSTVLWQFQCGLGCRNTLSFLPITASVQFIEVPAQPPPPVTRYQKIYAEFDCNQNEVCWPQLLYPLTRFYTGEPYSQCLAKGLFLAFLVLLATVMSNPWFSKLWSR